Proteins from a single region of Chitinibacter bivalviorum:
- a CDS encoding helix-turn-helix domain-containing protein has protein sequence MLDFTFATQQEICTELATRLKRQRLAQSLTQKDLAERAGLALGTVKNLEGKGISSLESFIRVVVALGLVDELATLFELKTAQSIAQMERAQLAERKRAPRSGSKA, from the coding sequence ATGTTAGATTTTACCTTTGCCACGCAACAAGAAATCTGTACCGAGCTCGCCACGCGCCTCAAGCGGCAGCGTTTGGCGCAGTCGCTGACGCAAAAAGACCTTGCCGAGCGTGCTGGCCTTGCTTTGGGGACAGTCAAAAACCTAGAAGGCAAGGGTATTTCATCGTTGGAATCTTTTATTCGCGTCGTCGTGGCCTTAGGGCTAGTCGATGAATTGGCCACGCTGTTCGAGCTGAAAACCGCGCAATCCATCGCCCAAATGGAACGCGCTCAGCTCGCCGAGCGCAAGCGTGCGCCCCGCAGTGGTAGTAAAGCATGA
- a CDS encoding HsdM family class I SAM-dependent methyltransferase, with protein sequence MQPKAGETIQDPAAGTAGFLIAADAYIKAKTDDLYDLDERARSFQRTKAYLGMELVPDTRRLALMNCLLHGMEGDDEGVVHLGNTLGSAGNQLSKADIMLSNPPFGTAKGGGGPTRDDLTFDTSNKQLAFLQHIYRHLKDGGRAAVVLPDNVLFEAGIGADIRRDLMDKCNLHTILRLPTGIFYAQGVKTNVLFFSKVSNNATGSTQNVWVYDLRANMPKFGKRTPFTRAHFADFEAAYGADPHGASARSDQGEAGRFRVFSRDWIRERGDSLDISWLKDDNAEDAADLPEPSVLAREAMDELNGALAELEAILAELGEEVAE encoded by the coding sequence GTGCAACCCAAGGCTGGCGAAACCATCCAGGACCCCGCCGCCGGTACAGCAGGCTTTTTGATTGCGGCGGACGCCTACATCAAAGCCAAAACCGACGATTTATATGACCTCGACGAACGCGCCCGCAGCTTCCAGCGCACCAAGGCTTATCTGGGCATGGAGCTGGTGCCCGACACCCGCCGCCTCGCGCTGATGAACTGCCTGCTGCACGGCATGGAAGGCGATGACGAAGGCGTGGTGCATCTGGGCAATACGCTCGGCAGCGCCGGAAACCAGTTGTCCAAAGCCGACATCATGCTCAGCAACCCGCCATTCGGCACTGCCAAAGGCGGCGGCGGGCCAACGCGCGACGACCTCACTTTTGACACCAGCAACAAGCAGCTCGCCTTCCTGCAGCACATCTATCGCCACCTCAAAGACGGTGGCCGCGCCGCCGTGGTGCTGCCTGATAACGTGCTGTTCGAGGCCGGCATCGGTGCCGACATCCGCCGCGACCTGATGGACAAGTGCAACCTGCACACCATCCTGCGCCTGCCCACCGGCATCTTCTACGCGCAGGGCGTTAAAACCAATGTGTTGTTCTTTAGCAAGGTCAGCAACAACGCCACCGGCAGCACGCAAAACGTCTGGGTGTACGACCTGCGCGCCAATATGCCCAAATTCGGCAAGCGTACCCCGTTTACCCGCGCCCACTTTGCTGATTTTGAAGCCGCCTACGGTGCCGACCCACATGGCGCGAGCGCGCGCAGCGACCAAGGCGAAGCAGGGCGCTTCCGCGTGTTTAGTCGCGACTGGATACGCGAACGCGGCGACAGTCTTGACATTAGCTGGCTGAAAGACGACAACGCCGAAGACGCAGCCGATTTACCCGAGCCGAGTGTGCTGGCGCGTGAAGCGATGGACGAGCTGAACGGCGCACTCGCCGAGCTGGAAGCGATACTGGCTGAACTGGGTGAAGAGGTGGCGGAATGA
- a CDS encoding type II toxin-antitoxin system HipA family toxin has translation MIKKVDVFYEGWGERWHLATLADDGRKLLFEYSPEALAQGLELSPRHLKLQAAAYSDFPAYQLRLPGLIADALPDGWGLLLMDRLFRQNGIDPARASVLDRLSFIGHRAMGALSFQPASISDIPTTDVQLLNLAQQAQTLLSGEDSAILKQLALMGGSPHGARPKVLVHYDPANGQLSTQCFAGSTPWLVKFQAQNEHKEVCAIEYLYAQLARACALDIPATQYFDLSPTLAAFGIARFDVAGAGNAPIRIPTHTLAGLLHADFRLPGSVDYSTFLRATRFLTRDEREVQKAYQRTVFNVLFNNRDDHPKNFSYLLGQDRRWQLSPAYDLTYCAGPAGYHQMDVCGEALNINRAHLLQLAQQNSLAEFWAAQVIEQQLTVAETFTQKAKDYAIRSATVQNLANLIAANAARLRGG, from the coding sequence ATGATTAAAAAAGTCGATGTGTTTTACGAGGGGTGGGGCGAGCGCTGGCATTTGGCCACCTTGGCCGATGATGGCCGCAAGCTGCTATTTGAATACAGCCCAGAAGCACTGGCGCAAGGGCTAGAGCTCTCGCCGCGCCACCTCAAGCTACAGGCCGCCGCCTACAGCGATTTCCCTGCTTACCAGCTGCGCCTGCCGGGGTTGATTGCCGATGCCTTGCCCGATGGCTGGGGCTTACTGTTGATGGACCGGCTGTTTCGCCAAAATGGCATCGACCCAGCGCGCGCCTCGGTGCTCGATAGATTATCGTTCATTGGCCATCGTGCCATGGGCGCACTCAGCTTTCAGCCCGCCAGCATCAGCGATATACCCACAACTGATGTGCAATTGCTCAATCTGGCCCAGCAAGCGCAAACGCTGCTGAGTGGTGAAGACAGCGCCATTCTGAAGCAACTCGCCTTAATGGGCGGCTCGCCGCACGGTGCGCGGCCCAAAGTGCTGGTGCATTACGACCCCGCCAATGGGCAACTCAGCACACAATGCTTTGCAGGCAGCACGCCTTGGCTGGTTAAATTCCAAGCACAAAACGAGCATAAAGAAGTCTGCGCCATCGAATACCTGTACGCCCAGTTGGCGCGTGCTTGTGCCCTCGACATCCCCGCCACGCAGTATTTCGACCTTAGCCCAACGCTGGCCGCTTTCGGCATTGCGCGCTTTGATGTTGCAGGTGCTGGCAATGCACCGATTCGCATACCCACGCACACGCTAGCTGGCCTCTTGCACGCAGATTTTCGTCTGCCTGGCAGCGTGGATTACAGCACCTTCCTGCGCGCCACGCGCTTTCTCACCCGCGACGAGCGCGAAGTGCAAAAAGCCTACCAGCGCACCGTATTTAATGTGCTATTCAACAACCGCGACGACCACCCCAAAAACTTCAGCTACCTCTTGGGGCAAGACCGCCGCTGGCAGCTCTCGCCGGCCTACGACCTCACCTATTGCGCGGGTCCAGCGGGTTATCACCAGATGGATGTTTGCGGCGAAGCACTCAATATCAACCGCGCCCACTTGCTGCAACTGGCGCAGCAAAATTCGCTCGCTGAATTTTGGGCGGCGCAAGTAATTGAGCAGCAACTCACCGTGGCCGAGACGTTTACCCAGAAAGCCAAGGATTACGCTATCCGCAGCGCCACCGTACAAAACCTCGCCAACCTCATTGCCGCCAACGCCGCGCGCTTACGGGGTGGCTAA
- a CDS encoding type I restriction-modification system subunit M N-terminal domain-containing protein — MVNNDIVQKLWNLCDVLRDDGINYSDYVTELVLLLFIKMEYENTQSGVMAAHKLPEYARWNYLASLSGLNLLNEYRAMLLKLSAHPDPLISAIYRDAQTRLREPRHLEHLIKSLDGLDWFSAQKDGLGDLYEGLLEKNASETKSGAGQYFNRAR, encoded by the coding sequence ATGGTCAATAACGACATCGTCCAAAAGCTCTGGAACCTCTGCGACGTGCTGCGCGACGACGGCATCAACTACAGCGACTACGTCACCGAGCTGGTGCTGCTGCTGTTCATCAAGATGGAATACGAGAACACCCAAAGCGGCGTGATGGCCGCGCACAAGCTGCCCGAATACGCGCGCTGGAATTATCTGGCTTCACTCTCTGGCCTGAATCTGCTTAACGAATACCGCGCCATGCTGCTCAAGCTCAGCGCGCATCCAGACCCGCTCATCTCTGCCATCTATCGCGACGCGCAGACCAGATTAAGAGAACCACGCCATCTGGAGCACCTGATTAAATCGCTCGACGGTCTCGACTGGTTTTCGGCGCAAAAAGACGGCCTGGGCGACCTGTACGAAGGCTTGCTGGAGAAAAACGCCTCTGAGACCAAATCTGGCGCAGGCCAATACTTCAACCGCGCCCGCTGA
- the hsdR gene encoding type I restriction-modification system endonuclease — MSSTSNFGFLAEHSSLLVQLVSTAEQVFASDPNTTLIKLRQFGEALAQDLAVRYGVEFDDKTTQSDLLYKLNRELEPEIRTLFHTLRIEGNRATHEFQTQHKEAMEGLKVARVLAIWYHQSFGKQGAAFKAGPFVAPADPSGELRELQKQIEQLRGQLTDTQQALDTNQQLADLIAQEKEQYAVLASQMDIEARTFEAMAAEHEAKLASAQKEFAAQIETLQQQINKDTANQTRKKTSAATKQIVLSEELTRIIIDQQLNEAGWEADSQTLTYAAGARPERNKNKAIAEWPCAGKQSADYVLFAGLTPIAVVEAKRENENVAGKIGQAERYSHNFRIDAQHKPAWELAGHSAAWVDGSHEGQKGLFHIPFVYSSNGRPYFKQLQEQSGTWFRDVRHPANLARALMHFHAPDQLLDFLKRSREDAEAKLKAEGFAYLKVRDYQQKAIECVEIALANNQRNILLAMATGTGKTRTIIGLIYRFLKAERFRRILFLVDRTALGDQALDAFNEAPLEQGLPLSKAYNIADLGDMAAEAETRVQVATVQAMVRRIFDADSPPLVGEYDCIIVDDAHRGYTLDQEMTEGEQAVRDQAQYLSRYRQVLDYFDAVKIGLTATPAKHTSDIFGKPVYTYSYREAVADDWLIDHEPPIRYETKLSKAGISFAKGEAVSVVDTRTGVIDVAELNDEVSFEVESFNRRVITEDFNRVICEELAKEIDPLGDEKTMIFCATDAHADMVKRLLDTAFKNLYGDEYNAAAVQKITGKTDKVSQMIKQYKNERYPSIAITVDLLTTGIDVPKICHLVFMRRVRSRILYEQMIGRATRRCDDIGKTEFKIYDPVDIYAALEDVNTMKPLVKNPDITLAQLLDELDNPDSYTTPAEQQPTTEGAEPSPASKTHADDVLAAVSQKVMRVLRKAEKKAEKNPALKEKLSELEQQWGVEPAKMHEHLRKLGPKAAADFIHHHTRLLDQLSEVGVLIGTEYRPLIAHHKDELLLREQIYGKYDKPADYLESFADFIQRSLNQSAALSLVVNRPKDLTRAQLKEIRMLLDENGFTESTLKTAWRNATNQEIAASIIGYIRRAAIGEALLPFEQRVANAMQKIYALHNWNPIQRKWLDRIAKQLTHEVVIDRDFVNHAFGKDGGAQQLEKILDNQLPIVLETLADELWQASEPQAA, encoded by the coding sequence GTGAGTTCAACAAGCAATTTTGGTTTTCTAGCCGAGCATTCGTCCCTACTGGTGCAACTAGTTTCGACTGCCGAACAAGTCTTTGCCAGTGACCCCAATACCACGTTGATTAAGCTGCGCCAGTTCGGCGAAGCCTTAGCGCAGGATTTGGCCGTGCGCTATGGTGTCGAGTTCGACGACAAAACCACGCAAAGCGATTTGCTCTATAAGCTCAACCGCGAGCTAGAGCCAGAAATCCGCACGCTGTTTCACACGCTACGCATCGAAGGCAACCGGGCGACGCATGAATTCCAGACTCAACACAAAGAGGCCATGGAAGGGTTGAAAGTCGCACGTGTTTTAGCGATTTGGTATCACCAATCATTTGGTAAGCAGGGCGCTGCGTTTAAGGCCGGGCCTTTTGTTGCGCCTGCTGACCCAAGCGGTGAACTGCGTGAATTGCAAAAGCAAATTGAGCAATTGCGTGGCCAGCTAACTGATACCCAGCAAGCACTCGATACCAATCAGCAATTAGCCGACCTGATTGCCCAAGAGAAAGAGCAGTACGCTGTGCTCGCATCGCAAATGGACATCGAGGCGCGTACCTTTGAGGCAATGGCCGCCGAACATGAAGCCAAGCTTGCCTCCGCACAAAAAGAATTCGCCGCGCAAATCGAGACCTTGCAGCAGCAAATCAACAAAGACACCGCCAATCAGACACGCAAGAAAACCAGCGCGGCCACTAAGCAAATCGTGCTCAGCGAAGAGCTCACCCGCATCATTATCGACCAGCAGCTTAATGAAGCAGGTTGGGAGGCTGATAGTCAAACGCTGACCTATGCCGCAGGTGCCCGACCCGAGCGCAATAAAAACAAAGCCATTGCTGAATGGCCTTGCGCGGGTAAGCAATCTGCCGATTATGTGTTATTCGCGGGCTTAACCCCTATCGCAGTAGTGGAAGCGAAACGCGAAAATGAAAACGTCGCAGGCAAAATCGGGCAGGCCGAGCGATATTCACATAATTTCCGAATTGATGCTCAGCACAAACCCGCGTGGGAATTAGCGGGGCACAGCGCTGCTTGGGTAGACGGTAGCCATGAAGGCCAAAAAGGGCTATTTCACATACCGTTTGTTTACTCCAGCAATGGCCGTCCATATTTCAAACAACTACAAGAGCAAAGCGGCACTTGGTTTCGAGATGTCCGACATCCCGCTAATTTGGCACGGGCCTTGATGCATTTTCATGCGCCAGACCAGTTGCTTGATTTCCTCAAGCGCAGTCGAGAAGATGCTGAAGCCAAGTTAAAAGCTGAGGGCTTTGCTTATCTGAAAGTACGTGATTACCAGCAGAAAGCCATTGAATGTGTAGAAATCGCACTGGCGAATAATCAGCGCAATATCTTGCTCGCAATGGCCACTGGCACTGGCAAAACACGCACCATCATTGGATTGATTTATCGGTTTCTCAAGGCCGAACGCTTCCGTCGTATCTTGTTTCTGGTAGACCGCACCGCGCTGGGCGACCAAGCCCTTGATGCCTTCAATGAAGCGCCGCTAGAGCAGGGCTTGCCGCTTTCTAAAGCCTACAATATCGCCGACTTAGGTGATATGGCCGCCGAGGCCGAAACCCGTGTACAGGTCGCAACAGTGCAAGCCATGGTGCGCCGCATTTTTGACGCCGATTCGCCGCCACTGGTGGGCGAATACGACTGCATCATTGTTGACGACGCCCACCGTGGTTATACCCTCGACCAAGAAATGACCGAGGGCGAGCAAGCAGTTCGTGACCAGGCTCAATACTTATCGCGCTACCGCCAAGTGCTCGATTATTTTGATGCAGTCAAAATTGGTCTGACTGCCACGCCCGCAAAACACACCAGTGATATTTTTGGCAAACCCGTTTACACCTATAGCTACCGCGAGGCCGTGGCGGATGATTGGTTAATTGACCACGAGCCACCGATACGTTACGAAACCAAACTGAGCAAAGCGGGGATAAGTTTTGCCAAGGGTGAAGCCGTTTCTGTGGTTGATACTCGTACTGGTGTGATTGATGTGGCGGAACTCAACGATGAGGTCAGTTTTGAAGTAGAAAGCTTCAATCGTCGCGTCATCACCGAAGACTTTAACCGCGTGATTTGCGAAGAGTTGGCCAAAGAAATCGACCCGCTTGGTGATGAAAAAACCATGATTTTCTGCGCCACCGACGCGCATGCCGATATGGTTAAACGTCTGCTCGATACGGCTTTCAAAAACCTGTACGGTGACGAATACAACGCCGCAGCGGTACAGAAAATCACCGGCAAGACCGACAAAGTCAGCCAGATGATTAAGCAATACAAAAACGAGCGTTACCCCAGCATCGCGATTACCGTTGATTTGCTCACCACAGGCATCGACGTACCAAAGATTTGCCATCTGGTGTTTATGCGCCGTGTCCGTTCGCGGATTTTGTACGAGCAAATGATAGGCCGTGCTACGCGTCGTTGTGATGACATCGGCAAAACGGAATTCAAAATCTACGACCCCGTCGATATTTACGCCGCACTTGAAGACGTCAATACGATGAAGCCTTTGGTGAAAAATCCTGACATCACTTTGGCTCAATTGCTCGATGAATTGGATAACCCAGATAGCTACACTACGCCAGCCGAGCAGCAGCCTACTACCGAAGGGGCCGAGCCCAGCCCAGCAAGCAAAACCCACGCAGACGATGTGCTCGCTGCGGTGAGTCAAAAGGTGATGCGTGTGCTACGCAAGGCCGAGAAAAAAGCCGAGAAAAACCCTGCGTTGAAAGAAAAGCTCTCCGAGCTAGAGCAGCAGTGGGGCGTTGAGCCCGCAAAAATGCACGAACACTTGCGCAAGCTAGGCCCCAAAGCTGCGGCTGATTTCATTCATCACCATACTCGCCTGTTAGACCAGCTCAGTGAAGTGGGCGTACTCATCGGCACTGAATACCGCCCATTGATTGCCCATCACAAAGACGAGTTATTACTGCGCGAACAAATCTACGGCAAGTACGACAAGCCCGCCGATTATTTAGAGAGCTTTGCCGACTTTATCCAGCGCTCGCTCAATCAGTCCGCAGCGCTCAGCTTGGTGGTGAATCGCCCCAAAGATTTAACCCGCGCTCAGCTCAAAGAAATCCGCATGCTGCTCGATGAAAACGGCTTTACTGAGTCCACATTGAAAACCGCATGGCGCAACGCGACCAATCAGGAAATCGCCGCCAGCATCATCGGCTATATCCGCCGTGCTGCCATTGGTGAGGCCTTGCTGCCGTTTGAGCAACGCGTTGCCAATGCGATGCAAAAAATTTACGCGCTGCACAATTGGAATCCCATCCAGCGTAAATGGCTTGACCGCATCGCCAAGCAGTTGACGCATGAAGTCGTCATCGACCGTGATTTTGTGAATCATGCCTTTGGCAAAGATGGTGGTGCGCAGCAGCTAGAAAAGATTCTTGATAATCAACTGCCTATCGTGCTGGAGACCTTGGCGGATGAACTCTGGCAAGCTAGCGAGCCACAGGCAGCATAG